Proteins encoded within one genomic window of Micromonospora halotolerans:
- a CDS encoding Bax inhibitor-1/YccA family protein: protein MKTSNPVLARLGQAAERERAAGYAQPGPYGQPGYPQQYPQYPQQQPYPTGHGFPAAPPTVTPMTLDDVVVKTVLMLGILGASAAAAWVLVPDALTGVAWIGAAVVGLVLGLVISFSRMANPALVVAYSIVEGVFVGMVSKTFDTLYDGIVLQAVVATFGVFFLMAVIYKARIIRATPKFARIMVAIIAGLFGVMLINLVLALFGVNTHLRDGSPLAIGFSLVCIVVAALSFVLNFAEIEEGVRMGLPQRYSWTAAFGIVVGLVWLYLEILRLLSYFQGDD from the coding sequence GTGAAGACCTCGAACCCGGTGCTCGCCCGGCTCGGCCAGGCGGCTGAGCGGGAGCGGGCGGCCGGGTACGCCCAGCCCGGGCCGTACGGTCAGCCCGGATACCCCCAGCAGTACCCGCAGTACCCGCAGCAGCAGCCGTACCCCACCGGGCACGGCTTCCCGGCGGCCCCGCCCACCGTGACCCCGATGACCCTCGACGACGTGGTCGTCAAGACGGTGCTGATGCTCGGCATCCTCGGCGCCTCCGCCGCCGCGGCCTGGGTGCTCGTGCCGGACGCCCTGACCGGCGTCGCCTGGATCGGCGCCGCGGTGGTCGGTCTGGTCCTCGGCCTGGTCATCTCGTTCTCCCGGATGGCCAACCCGGCGCTCGTGGTGGCGTACTCGATCGTCGAGGGCGTCTTCGTCGGCATGGTGAGCAAGACGTTCGACACGCTCTACGACGGCATCGTGCTCCAGGCCGTCGTCGCCACCTTCGGCGTCTTCTTCCTGATGGCCGTGATCTACAAGGCGCGGATCATCCGGGCCACGCCGAAGTTCGCCCGGATCATGGTGGCGATCATCGCGGGTCTCTTCGGCGTCATGCTGATCAACCTGGTGCTCGCGCTCTTCGGCGTCAACACCCACCTCCGGGACGGCAGCCCGCTCGCCATCGGCTTCAGCCTGGTCTGCATCGTGGTCGCCGCGCTGAGCTTCGTGCTCAACTTCGCGGAGATCGAGGAGGGCGTCCGGATGGGGCTCCCGCAGCGCTACTCCTGGACCGCCGCGTTCGGCATCGTGGTCGGCCTGGTCTGGCTCTACCTGGAGATCCTCCGGCTGCTCAGCTACTTCCAGGGCGACGACTGA